One Esox lucius isolate fEsoLuc1 chromosome 1, fEsoLuc1.pri, whole genome shotgun sequence genomic region harbors:
- the sphkap gene encoding A-kinase anchor protein SPHKAP isoform X2, translating to MAGAKCLLKTPSSTSFSSTKSNLQSSTMLDSSELADAGVSTDSTLGYSVTACKKVLCSNSVLDSSEYWLTNEKALCRLGLMEDDAEGSCSTICFVNLDQQKVDRHNDSCMKKLALISPDLPKLVDSLSMWHPKENEILLLGGLETPDCHPHQYLAHTQGQRGTDVCLVQCAGSQQPTQPDRIIYEINKFLTGLQWGQERHGSQGRITAAQRVDDDTNRSISSIEEDFLTASEHLGDDSEDDGFRNEPGCSDVVEGLTDTVCRDTSSCEKRRQDQRQDSEDSETTNYATPATKQQGGAPVSTSSQHTKESAGHYATNLAESVLQDAFIRLSQDELSFVPEAAVSLSPISHRPPTCPAQTGAEELPRSRACSFELPKIVIVQSPDSCEGLPEWPDTQASHVTVGHGDGAGVGAASQVPAIQGSPTTTSGHHPTKPLQLALACAASVIGTISSPQVAEQLAMEPTEVREMEGQRAAEGANYSFSSAMCGIAQVAGAVAIVDLADEIVEGGCESEDDSTTEVYSAASMGLLSAAQASTAITLHCSVAEGTSIETFRTSIAEVLHKEAAEVLVQPQDYRSVAHLLESTHNRIVAGITSPKMSCLDEMEVDDFISEAADSLFKHALEKAKKKKELEGPGKDVPDIQGFLQESVSNVLFDVLCLTSKRISDISKCDIGSFDKEEGDVCSRDFEATSTTKESQEPFTQLQHFVGSSQPDNCESQSSLLHYGDKMPDHSETREEKYGLEERDNEALSSPHIREQQRKHSSTKGLSSTCYDLPGQPARGNIRDPSTESFAHQGSSFLGTETRGRASMDSGQSSLTPQSSVSSYSTGSLASQRMDSESRTPVNCFADDLATTVVSMATELAAICLENSSGKQPWFCALKGSAGGGHFPEGGYQLPSCRTALRRKEGQNGGLASKKHRPPRLSEIKKKTEEQPELMECLVNRVVDETVNLDEMAPTLDPFALFASEVTARIMNCPELNVVDTSKPGQQSRSRLQCERWSRGKTASYESIPEEDACPPGTPNTLGPGCRLGQNLSRGSSISKQSSCESITDEFSRFMVNQMETEGWGFDLLLDYYAGKNASSILAAAVQQAATKKNGHLNVRNTSCLSKQSSTESITEEFYRFMLKDMDKENKDYSMGRTKEWSSSLLPPSPRSLFCIRQSSVPDRRSSDSRLTVNSPIKANSFDGFARNFRGDTLNIYPTNSVQVAATGLCRSDSCLYQRGRTDQITDMLIHETWSSSIESLMRKNKIIADPEDSIDLVDAESQTHVLQYANRLAADIVETGKSVMHEGGGVEGRQQHVPVGERRRGFKQSRPGCSRSRACQEQPAGGGDSSCTAAGPPVRGPREVPVPVIHIETEQRDGPESGRHPQDPEGPAQWQAERASVSHTSEGDRTAVPTVGEEDKLSLSASSEDSSGSWSQVAPDDDPHEETSSFIQLSEGNGYSSASSLGVADLEGLLDLPTQNTVNSEEGRKDPRRESKENLDEGISVRSVEGSSSEKELLVVNCDLEPESVDSEVRLALQWIAASELGLPAVYFRKSKDRRTSKFQRVMRLVSQKTWRIGDLFSAVIQFCELLHQDHGSSSLSSLFDWLLETH from the exons GTTCTGTGCAGTAACAGTGTGCTGGACTCGTCAGAGTACTGGCTGACCAATGAGAAGGCTCTGTGTCGGCTGGGCCTCATGGAGGACGACGCCGAGgggagctgcagcacg ATCTGCTTTGTAAATCTGGACCAGCAAAAGGTGGATCGGCACAACGACAGCTGCATGAAG AAACTGGCGTTGATCTCTCCAGACCTGCCCAAACTGGTTGACTCCCTGAGCATGTGGCACCCCAAGGAGAATGAGATCCTGCTGCTTGGTGGTCTGGAGACTCCAGACTGTCACCCTCACCAGTACCTCGCCCACACACAg GGCCAGAGGGGTACTGATGTGTGTCTTGTCCAGTGTGCTGGGAGTCAGCAGCCCACTCAACCAGACCGCATAATCTATGAGATCAACAAGTTCCTCACTGGGCTGCAGTGGGGTCAGGAACGGCACGGGTCCCAGGGGAGAATTACAGCAGCGCAGAGGGTGGATGACGACACCAACCGCTCCATCTCATCCATAGAAGAGGACTTCCTTACCGCCTCAGAACACCTGGGGGATGACAGTGAGGATGACGGCTTCCGAAATG AGCCAGGGTGCAGTGATGTGGTAGAGGGTTTGACAGACACAGTATGCAGGGATACATCTTCATGTGAGAAGAGACGCCAGGACCAGCGGCAGGACAGCGAGGACTCCGAAACGACCAACTACGCCACCCCAGCAACCAAGCAACAAGGAGGGGCACCGGTGAGTACTAGCAGTCAGCACACCAAGGAGTCGGCTGGCCACTACGCCACCAACCTGGCAGAGTCGGTGCTGCAGGATGCCTTTATCCGCCTTTCTCAGGATGAACTGTCCTTTGTACCAGAGGCTGCCGTGAGCCTGTCCCCGATCAGCCACCGTCCACCTACTTGCCCTGCCCAGACAGGAGCAGAGGAGCTCCCTCGATCACGCGCCTGCTCGTTCGAGCTCCCCAAGATTGTCATAGTGCAGAGCCCTGACAGCTGCGAGGGGCTACCAGAGTGGCCGGACACTCAGGCCTCTCACGTGACTGTGGGGCATGGCGATGGTGCTGGCGTTGGTGCTGCCAGTCAGGTACCAGCAATACAGGGCAGTCCCACCACCACCAGTGGACACCACCCCACCAAACCTCTGCAGCTGGCGCTGGCATGTGCTGCCAGCGTCATTGGCACCATCTCCAGCCCACAGGTGGCAGAGCAGTTGGCCATGGAGCCGACAGaggtcagagagatggagggacagagggctGCCGAGGGCGCAAACTACTCGTTCTCCTCAGCCATGTGTGGGATTGCCCAGGTTGCAGGGGCCGTGGCAATTGTGGACCTAGCCGACGAAATTGTGGAAGGGGGCTGCGAGTCAGAAGATGACTCCACCACAGAGGTGTATTCAGCTGCCTCGATGGGTCTTCTGTCTGCAGCACAGGCCTCCACGGCCATCACTCTCCACTGCAGTGTGGCCGAGGGGACCAGCATCGAGACCTTCCGCACCAGCATTGCGGAGGTTCTTCACAAGGAGGCAGCAGAGGTGCTGGTTCAGCCCCAGGATTACAGGAGTGTGGCCCACCTACTGGAGTCCACCCACAACAGGATCGTAGCAGGCATCACATCTCCCAAAATGTCCTGTCTGGATGAGATGGAGGTGGATGATTTCATCAGCGAGGCGGCTGACAGTTTGTTTAAGCATGCGTTAGAGAaagcaaagaagaaaaaagaactGGAAGGCCCAGGGAAAGATGTCCCTGACATCCAGGGCTTTCTGCAGGAGAGCGTGAGTAATGTGCTGTTTGACGTCCTTTGTCTAACATCAAAGAGAATTAGTGACATTTCCAAATGTGATATTGGGTCGTTTGACAAAGAAGAGGGGGATGTCTGCTCCAGGGACTTTGAGGCCACTAGCACCACCAAGGAGAGCCAGGAACCATTTAcccaattacagcattttgttgGCTCCAGCCAGCCTGATAATTGTGAATCCCAGAGCAGCCTGCTACACTATGGAGATAAGATGCCCGACCACTCTGAGACGAGGGAGGAAAAATATGGACTAGAGGAGAGGGACAATGAAGCTCTTAGCTCCCCGCACATCAGAGAGCAGCAGCGCAAACACTCTTCAACTAAAGGCCTATCCTCCACTTGCTACGACCTGCCGGGGCAGCCGGCCAGAGGAAACATCAGGGACCCTTCTACAGAGAGCTTTGCCCACCAGGGCTCTTCATTCCTAGGCACAGAGACAAGAGGGAGAGCCAGTATGGACAGTGGACAGTCTTCTCTGACGCCCCAGTCCTCAGTGAGCTCCTACTCTACAGGATCTTTGGCCTCCCAGAGAATGGACTCAGAGTCTAGAACTCCAGTCAACTGTTTTGCCGACGATCTGGCCACGACTGTTGTTTCCATGGCTACTGAGCTGGCTGCCATTTGCCTGGAGAACTCGAGCGGGAAGCAGCCGTGGTTCTGTGCACTGAAGGGCTCTGCTGGCGGGGGCCACTTCCCTGAGGGGGGCTACCAGCTGCCTTCCTGTCGCACGGCCCTCCGCAGGAAAGAGGGCCAGAATGGCGGCTTGGCATCAAAAAAGCATCGTCCACCGCGCCTTAGCGAGATCAAGAAGAAGACAGAGGAGCAGCCTGAGCTGATGGAGTGCTTGGTCAACCGCGTGGTAGATGAGACAGTCAACCTGGATGAGATGGCCCCGACTCTGGATCCGTTCGCGCTCTTTGCCTCGGAGGTCACCGCTCGCATCATGAACTGCCCTGAGCTCAACGTGGTTGACACCTCCAAGCCTGGCCAGCAGAGCCGCAGCCGGCTACAGTGTGAGCGGTGGAGCCGGGGCAAGACTGCCAGCTACGAGAGCATCCCAGAAGAGGATGCTTGTCCCCCAGGCACCCCCAACACCCTGGGCCCCGGCTGCCGGCTGGGCCAGAATCTGAGCAGAGGCAGCTCCATCTCCAAGCAGTCCAGTTGTGAGAGTATCACAGACGAATTCTCACGCTTCATGGTAAACCAGATGGAGACGGAGGGTTGGGGCTTCGACCTGCTCCTGGACTACTATGCCGGGAAAAACGCCAGCAGCATCCTGGCCGCAGCAGTGCAGCAAGCTGCCACCAAGAAAAACGGCCACCTGAATGTGAGGAACACTTCCTGCCTGTCCAAGCAGTCCAGCACAGAGAGCATCACGGAGGAGTTCTACAGGTTCATGCTCAAAGACATGGACAAGGAGAACAAAGACTACAGCATGGGCAGAACTAAAGAGTGGAGCAGCAGCCTATTGCCTCCGTCTCCCAGATCCCTCTTCTGTATCCGTCAGTCCTCTGTACCTGACAGGCGTTCCTCGGACTCCAGGCTAACAGTCAACTCACCTATCAAGGCTAACTCCTTTGACGGCTTCGCCCGCAACTTTCGCGGGGACACACTGAACATCTACCCCACCAACTCAGTGCAGGTGGCTGCAACGGGCCTGTGCAGGTCTGACTCCTGTCTGTACCAGAGGGGCAGAACGGACCAGATCACAGACATGCTGATTCATGAGACCTGGTCCAGCTCCATTGAGTCCCTGATGAGAAAGAACAAGATCATTGCAGACCCGGAAGACAGTATTGACCTGGTGGACGCAGAGTCCCAGACGCACGTGCTGCAGTATGCAAACCGTCTGGCTGCGGACATTGTGGAGACTGGGAAATCGGTCATGCATGAAGGGGGAGGTGTGGAGGGAAGACAGCAACACGTGCCCGttggggagaggagaaggggctTCAAACAGTCGCGCCCCGGCTGCAGTCGGAGCAGAGCCTGCCAGGAGCAGCCAGCAGGGGGCGGAGACAGTTCCTGTACAGCCGCAGGGCCACCTGTCAGGGGCCCAAGGGAGGTTCCTGTTCCGGTGATCCACATCgagacagagcagagagacGGCCCAGAGTCTGGGCGTCACCCCCAGGACCCAGAAGGTCCAGCCCAGTGGCAGGCTGAGAGGGCCTCGGTGAGCCACACCAG TGAGGGAGACAGGACGGCCGTGCCCACTGTAGGTGAGGAAGATAAGCTCTCTCTGAGTGCTAGCAGTGAGGACAGCTCAGGAAGCTGGTCCCAGGTCGCCCCCGACGACGACCCCCACGAAGAGACCAGTAGTTTCATCCAACTGAGTGAGGG GAACGGATACAGCAGTGCATCGAGCCTGGGTGTGGCGGACCTGGAGGGCCTCCTGGACCTCCCCACTCAGAACACAGTGAACAG tgaggaggggaggaaggatcCTCGGAGAGAAAGCAAGGAGAATCTGGATG AGGGCATCTCCGTGCGGTCTGTAGAGGGCAGTAGCAGCGAAAAGGAGCTGCTGGTGGTCAACTGTGACCTGGAGCCAGAGAGCGTGGACTCGGAGGTGCGATTGGCCCTGCAGTGGATTGCTGCTTCCGAGCTGGGCCTGCCAGCTGTCTACTTCAGAAAGTCTAAGGACAGGAGGACCTCCAAG TTCCAGCGGGTGATGCGGCTGGTGTCTCAGAAGACATGGAGGATCGGGGACCTCTTCAGCGCTGTCATCCAGTTCTGCGAGCTCCTCCACCAGGACCACGGAAGCAGCTCTCTGTCCAGCCTATTTGACTGGCTTCTAGAGACCCACTAA
- the sphkap gene encoding A-kinase anchor protein SPHKAP isoform X3, whose amino-acid sequence MAGAKCLLKTPSNLQSSTMLDSSELADAGVSTDSTLGYSVTACKKVLCSNSVLDSSEYWLTNEKALCRLGLMEDDAEGSCSTICFVNLDQQKVDRHNDSCMKKLALISPDLPKLVDSLSMWHPKENEILLLGGLETPDCHPHQYLAHTQGQRGTDVCLVQCAGSQQPTQPDRIIYEINKFLTGLQWGQERHGSQGRITAAQRVDDDTNRSISSIEEDFLTASEHLGDDSEDDGFRNEPGCSDVVEGLTDTVCRDTSSCEKRRQDQRQDSEDSETTNYATPATKQQGGAPVSTSSQHTKESAGHYATNLAESVLQDAFIRLSQDELSFVPEAAVSLSPISHRPPTCPAQTGAEELPRSRACSFELPKIVIVQSPDSCEGLPEWPDTQASHVTVGHGDGAGVGAASQVPAIQGSPTTTSGHHPTKPLQLALACAASVIGTISSPQVAEQLAMEPTEVREMEGQRAAEGANYSFSSAMCGIAQVAGAVAIVDLADEIVEGGCESEDDSTTEVYSAASMGLLSAAQASTAITLHCSVAEGTSIETFRTSIAEVLHKEAAEVLVQPQDYRSVAHLLESTHNRIVAGITSPKMSCLDEMEVDDFISEAADSLFKHALEKAKKKKELEGPGKDVPDIQGFLQESVSNVLFDVLCLTSKRISDISKCDIGSFDKEEGDVCSRDFEATSTTKESQEPFTQLQHFVGSSQPDNCESQSSLLHYGDKMPDHSETREEKYGLEERDNEALSSPHIREQQRKHSSTKGLSSTCYDLPGQPARGNIRDPSTESFAHQGSSFLGTETRGRASMDSGQSSLTPQSSVSSYSTGSLASQRMDSESRTPVNCFADDLATTVVSMATELAAICLENSSGKQPWFCALKGSAGGGHFPEGGYQLPSCRTALRRKEGQNGGLASKKHRPPRLSEIKKKTEEQPELMECLVNRVVDETVNLDEMAPTLDPFALFASEVTARIMNCPELNVVDTSKPGQQSRSRLQCERWSRGKTASYESIPEEDACPPGTPNTLGPGCRLGQNLSRGSSISKQSSCESITDEFSRFMVNQMETEGWGFDLLLDYYAGKNASSILAAAVQQAATKKNGHLNVRNTSCLSKQSSTESITEEFYRFMLKDMDKENKDYSMGRTKEWSSSLLPPSPRSLFCIRQSSVPDRRSSDSRLTVNSPIKANSFDGFARNFRGDTLNIYPTNSVQVAATGLCRSDSCLYQRGRTDQITDMLIHETWSSSIESLMRKNKIIADPEDSIDLVDAESQTHVLQYANRLAADIVETGKSVMHEGGGVEGRQQHVPVGERRRGFKQSRPGCSRSRACQEQPAGGGDSSCTAAGPPVRGPREVPVPVIHIETEQRDGPESGRHPQDPEGPAQWQAERASVSHTSSEGDRTAVPTVGEEDKLSLSASSEDSSGSWSQVAPDDDPHEETSSFIQLSEGNGYSSASSLGVADLEGLLDLPTQNTVNSEEGRKDPRRESKENLDEGISVRSVEGSSSEKELLVVNCDLEPESVDSEVRLALQWIAASELGLPAVYFRKSKDRRTSKFQRVMRLVSQKTWRIGDLFSAVIQFCELLHQDHGSSSLSSLFDWLLETH is encoded by the exons GTTCTGTGCAGTAACAGTGTGCTGGACTCGTCAGAGTACTGGCTGACCAATGAGAAGGCTCTGTGTCGGCTGGGCCTCATGGAGGACGACGCCGAGgggagctgcagcacg ATCTGCTTTGTAAATCTGGACCAGCAAAAGGTGGATCGGCACAACGACAGCTGCATGAAG AAACTGGCGTTGATCTCTCCAGACCTGCCCAAACTGGTTGACTCCCTGAGCATGTGGCACCCCAAGGAGAATGAGATCCTGCTGCTTGGTGGTCTGGAGACTCCAGACTGTCACCCTCACCAGTACCTCGCCCACACACAg GGCCAGAGGGGTACTGATGTGTGTCTTGTCCAGTGTGCTGGGAGTCAGCAGCCCACTCAACCAGACCGCATAATCTATGAGATCAACAAGTTCCTCACTGGGCTGCAGTGGGGTCAGGAACGGCACGGGTCCCAGGGGAGAATTACAGCAGCGCAGAGGGTGGATGACGACACCAACCGCTCCATCTCATCCATAGAAGAGGACTTCCTTACCGCCTCAGAACACCTGGGGGATGACAGTGAGGATGACGGCTTCCGAAATG AGCCAGGGTGCAGTGATGTGGTAGAGGGTTTGACAGACACAGTATGCAGGGATACATCTTCATGTGAGAAGAGACGCCAGGACCAGCGGCAGGACAGCGAGGACTCCGAAACGACCAACTACGCCACCCCAGCAACCAAGCAACAAGGAGGGGCACCGGTGAGTACTAGCAGTCAGCACACCAAGGAGTCGGCTGGCCACTACGCCACCAACCTGGCAGAGTCGGTGCTGCAGGATGCCTTTATCCGCCTTTCTCAGGATGAACTGTCCTTTGTACCAGAGGCTGCCGTGAGCCTGTCCCCGATCAGCCACCGTCCACCTACTTGCCCTGCCCAGACAGGAGCAGAGGAGCTCCCTCGATCACGCGCCTGCTCGTTCGAGCTCCCCAAGATTGTCATAGTGCAGAGCCCTGACAGCTGCGAGGGGCTACCAGAGTGGCCGGACACTCAGGCCTCTCACGTGACTGTGGGGCATGGCGATGGTGCTGGCGTTGGTGCTGCCAGTCAGGTACCAGCAATACAGGGCAGTCCCACCACCACCAGTGGACACCACCCCACCAAACCTCTGCAGCTGGCGCTGGCATGTGCTGCCAGCGTCATTGGCACCATCTCCAGCCCACAGGTGGCAGAGCAGTTGGCCATGGAGCCGACAGaggtcagagagatggagggacagagggctGCCGAGGGCGCAAACTACTCGTTCTCCTCAGCCATGTGTGGGATTGCCCAGGTTGCAGGGGCCGTGGCAATTGTGGACCTAGCCGACGAAATTGTGGAAGGGGGCTGCGAGTCAGAAGATGACTCCACCACAGAGGTGTATTCAGCTGCCTCGATGGGTCTTCTGTCTGCAGCACAGGCCTCCACGGCCATCACTCTCCACTGCAGTGTGGCCGAGGGGACCAGCATCGAGACCTTCCGCACCAGCATTGCGGAGGTTCTTCACAAGGAGGCAGCAGAGGTGCTGGTTCAGCCCCAGGATTACAGGAGTGTGGCCCACCTACTGGAGTCCACCCACAACAGGATCGTAGCAGGCATCACATCTCCCAAAATGTCCTGTCTGGATGAGATGGAGGTGGATGATTTCATCAGCGAGGCGGCTGACAGTTTGTTTAAGCATGCGTTAGAGAaagcaaagaagaaaaaagaactGGAAGGCCCAGGGAAAGATGTCCCTGACATCCAGGGCTTTCTGCAGGAGAGCGTGAGTAATGTGCTGTTTGACGTCCTTTGTCTAACATCAAAGAGAATTAGTGACATTTCCAAATGTGATATTGGGTCGTTTGACAAAGAAGAGGGGGATGTCTGCTCCAGGGACTTTGAGGCCACTAGCACCACCAAGGAGAGCCAGGAACCATTTAcccaattacagcattttgttgGCTCCAGCCAGCCTGATAATTGTGAATCCCAGAGCAGCCTGCTACACTATGGAGATAAGATGCCCGACCACTCTGAGACGAGGGAGGAAAAATATGGACTAGAGGAGAGGGACAATGAAGCTCTTAGCTCCCCGCACATCAGAGAGCAGCAGCGCAAACACTCTTCAACTAAAGGCCTATCCTCCACTTGCTACGACCTGCCGGGGCAGCCGGCCAGAGGAAACATCAGGGACCCTTCTACAGAGAGCTTTGCCCACCAGGGCTCTTCATTCCTAGGCACAGAGACAAGAGGGAGAGCCAGTATGGACAGTGGACAGTCTTCTCTGACGCCCCAGTCCTCAGTGAGCTCCTACTCTACAGGATCTTTGGCCTCCCAGAGAATGGACTCAGAGTCTAGAACTCCAGTCAACTGTTTTGCCGACGATCTGGCCACGACTGTTGTTTCCATGGCTACTGAGCTGGCTGCCATTTGCCTGGAGAACTCGAGCGGGAAGCAGCCGTGGTTCTGTGCACTGAAGGGCTCTGCTGGCGGGGGCCACTTCCCTGAGGGGGGCTACCAGCTGCCTTCCTGTCGCACGGCCCTCCGCAGGAAAGAGGGCCAGAATGGCGGCTTGGCATCAAAAAAGCATCGTCCACCGCGCCTTAGCGAGATCAAGAAGAAGACAGAGGAGCAGCCTGAGCTGATGGAGTGCTTGGTCAACCGCGTGGTAGATGAGACAGTCAACCTGGATGAGATGGCCCCGACTCTGGATCCGTTCGCGCTCTTTGCCTCGGAGGTCACCGCTCGCATCATGAACTGCCCTGAGCTCAACGTGGTTGACACCTCCAAGCCTGGCCAGCAGAGCCGCAGCCGGCTACAGTGTGAGCGGTGGAGCCGGGGCAAGACTGCCAGCTACGAGAGCATCCCAGAAGAGGATGCTTGTCCCCCAGGCACCCCCAACACCCTGGGCCCCGGCTGCCGGCTGGGCCAGAATCTGAGCAGAGGCAGCTCCATCTCCAAGCAGTCCAGTTGTGAGAGTATCACAGACGAATTCTCACGCTTCATGGTAAACCAGATGGAGACGGAGGGTTGGGGCTTCGACCTGCTCCTGGACTACTATGCCGGGAAAAACGCCAGCAGCATCCTGGCCGCAGCAGTGCAGCAAGCTGCCACCAAGAAAAACGGCCACCTGAATGTGAGGAACACTTCCTGCCTGTCCAAGCAGTCCAGCACAGAGAGCATCACGGAGGAGTTCTACAGGTTCATGCTCAAAGACATGGACAAGGAGAACAAAGACTACAGCATGGGCAGAACTAAAGAGTGGAGCAGCAGCCTATTGCCTCCGTCTCCCAGATCCCTCTTCTGTATCCGTCAGTCCTCTGTACCTGACAGGCGTTCCTCGGACTCCAGGCTAACAGTCAACTCACCTATCAAGGCTAACTCCTTTGACGGCTTCGCCCGCAACTTTCGCGGGGACACACTGAACATCTACCCCACCAACTCAGTGCAGGTGGCTGCAACGGGCCTGTGCAGGTCTGACTCCTGTCTGTACCAGAGGGGCAGAACGGACCAGATCACAGACATGCTGATTCATGAGACCTGGTCCAGCTCCATTGAGTCCCTGATGAGAAAGAACAAGATCATTGCAGACCCGGAAGACAGTATTGACCTGGTGGACGCAGAGTCCCAGACGCACGTGCTGCAGTATGCAAACCGTCTGGCTGCGGACATTGTGGAGACTGGGAAATCGGTCATGCATGAAGGGGGAGGTGTGGAGGGAAGACAGCAACACGTGCCCGttggggagaggagaaggggctTCAAACAGTCGCGCCCCGGCTGCAGTCGGAGCAGAGCCTGCCAGGAGCAGCCAGCAGGGGGCGGAGACAGTTCCTGTACAGCCGCAGGGCCACCTGTCAGGGGCCCAAGGGAGGTTCCTGTTCCGGTGATCCACATCgagacagagcagagagacGGCCCAGAGTCTGGGCGTCACCCCCAGGACCCAGAAGGTCCAGCCCAGTGGCAGGCTGAGAGGGCCTCGGTGAGCCACACCAG CAGTGAGGGAGACAGGACGGCCGTGCCCACTGTAGGTGAGGAAGATAAGCTCTCTCTGAGTGCTAGCAGTGAGGACAGCTCAGGAAGCTGGTCCCAGGTCGCCCCCGACGACGACCCCCACGAAGAGACCAGTAGTTTCATCCAACTGAGTGAGGG GAACGGATACAGCAGTGCATCGAGCCTGGGTGTGGCGGACCTGGAGGGCCTCCTGGACCTCCCCACTCAGAACACAGTGAACAG tgaggaggggaggaaggatcCTCGGAGAGAAAGCAAGGAGAATCTGGATG AGGGCATCTCCGTGCGGTCTGTAGAGGGCAGTAGCAGCGAAAAGGAGCTGCTGGTGGTCAACTGTGACCTGGAGCCAGAGAGCGTGGACTCGGAGGTGCGATTGGCCCTGCAGTGGATTGCTGCTTCCGAGCTGGGCCTGCCAGCTGTCTACTTCAGAAAGTCTAAGGACAGGAGGACCTCCAAG TTCCAGCGGGTGATGCGGCTGGTGTCTCAGAAGACATGGAGGATCGGGGACCTCTTCAGCGCTGTCATCCAGTTCTGCGAGCTCCTCCACCAGGACCACGGAAGCAGCTCTCTGTCCAGCCTATTTGACTGGCTTCTAGAGACCCACTAA